The genomic region AGCATTGTGCACACAGGCACTCCTGGAGCTCTGCCACGGCCACCCCAAGTACTTGCACCATCGCtctgggttgttccttctttggGCACCACCCTCACATCTCGACCCTGCATCAGTTATCAGCttgtcttctgcctttctctcctcTAGAAATCTCCCTATTCAACTGTGTGTGCCTGAAACTCCAGCTGGTGGCCCCATTTTGTTCTCAGTGGTgtcaggacagagggacaggcagtCTCAGGTCCCTGTGGCAAGGGTCCTCAAGGAACGCAGCTCCATTTGGTAAGAACTCTGCTCAGCCTTGCTCTCCTTGTCAGTCCTCATGCTTGGTTTGCTGGGAATCAAAGGAAAACAGTGGAAGGGCTTGCCGGAATTTATTGAACCAGGGGCATGAGTACGTGAAAGGGAAATCCTCCAAGACATCAGCCTTCAGGTGGTAAACActcttccttgccatctcctgTCTCGGAGCAGAGCTTCCTGGCCATGGTGAGCAACAaaggctgctctcctcctcttctctgcccccAGAGATGTCCTTGGTCCTTGATGCCCCCCAATACGATGTCCTCGGCTAAGAAAGCACCAGATCCTCTAGTGTTACAGGTGACCCACGTACAACTGCCCCTCCTTTCTCAAAGCCTCACATCTCACAGCTCCCCTAAAAAGCCAGAAGAAGAGGGGCAACTGGAACAGTGATTCCTTCCAGTTCCCCAAGACCAACGTCACCGgtgctttgcagagcagagggcTCCCCAGGTCGATACAGCAGAGGCACTCATTACTGCCGGCAGTGGACAACCACTCCCTCTGCTTTGTTAATACGAAGCTGAAAAATCCCCTGGTGTTTGGCTTGGCCGAGATCTTTTCACCCCCCGTCCTTGCTTTAGAGCTTTTCCTGCTTCAAGGACAAtgttcagctgctgcagaaaaccgCATGTCTTCTGTAAGCTTTGTGTCGTGCCTGTCAGATCCAGGCAGGTCTCGTGGACGCCCACGGACAACCCAAGTGCCACTAGAAACCTTGCACAGGACTGGGTGGTTTAGGGGAGGCTGCCTACCTTGAAGCCAGGTTTTTCAGCTCCAGTTTAGTCAGGGGTACAGTACGTGATAAAGTTGCCTGCGTGTTGCCTCGTGgtgatgtcatggtttgggctgggctggccactaccaTGAACAGCAGATGCTGCCTTTAACCTGtgtccccttcagagaagggagagcatctcccttcagaggagaagagagaaaatgagagggagagagacttatgagctgaaaagaaactaaactaatgaaatattaataatgaaataataaaaagaaaatataatactgttaataagaaaataatgaaatttgtaCAATATATATAAAGCCATATTgcactcccaggatgacaatcatgaCACTGGCAggtactgggaaagtcccagactgggctcagtgacagacgggaactggattcaagaactgggttcaggaacacacaggttggatcaaaggcagatgaacagacagagtcctccctgGACGCTGGCGGCTGCAGAAAGAAGCTGAGCCTtttgatccctcggcttttatactgagcacgaggcaggtgggatggaacacccccttgggcagctttgggtcacctctcccgtcccctcctccctgcaggtgccacCCTTCtacgctcttctgcttccaaccctccaccTTGGTACATATCAAAGTGAGTGGACCTCggctgttacagcagtaagtgtaagcaggagcctctctgcacaccatccctggGCATTCGCTGTAAACGTCAGACCTCCTCTGCGAGAAGCAGGCACTGAAAAccgtgccgttaatttcagagagttagaagagacttagctgaaaagtaaaattactgaaaagaaaattggtttgacCTCAAACCAGGACTCCTGGCATCTGAATTTAGACACCAGTGCAGGTCAAGCAGATACAACACGCATCCTAATGGTGACCTGGGCATCTCCAGGTTGGCTTTTGGAGGCCGAGCAAGGTATCACAGGCTGCATGAAGTGACAGAATATTTCTGCAGGGTCTTCCTCTGaccctggcagtctctctgtggcGTAGCTCACTGTCCTGAGGGTCATGGCCCAGTAGTTCCTGCCAGTGAGAGAAAGAATGAAACCGCAGCAAATGCCTGTAGCCAACAGCCGGCAGACTGCTTTCAGAGAAAGCCAAAGTGCCCTTACTGGGTTCGTTCTGGTGCGAGACTGGTTTCTGAGTCTGTGGGTTCAGATggcgggagcagagcaggggagaaaagaaacctttgcTGCTCACCATGTCCAGGAGACTCTGCTCTGGTGAAGAAGATGACAAGGAGCAGTGTTTAGGTATTGCCCAAAGGctgctattttgaaatatttccctgGGGTGAAAAAATGAGCGGGGGCAATtgtccctcctcctctgctgtcaCCTTTTGCACCCAGTGGACAGTGCTCTTGGCCATCCACCATTAGTCTTACTAACAGAGCAAGTGGTAGCTCTGCAGGCACCTCGCAGGctgtggaggaagagaggaatgagaacAGTTGATGAGAACAGGGATGTGGTGCTGGGTGAGAACCAGGACGTGGCACCAGGATCAGGGGTCCTTGGGACTTCTCTTCCTGTGACAAGCAGGCACAGTGGGCGAGCTGGCTGTCCGAGAGACAGCCTGGAAAGTCTCTTTATTATTAGAAATGGTGCATCAGCTAGATCAGGTAAAGCCAAAATATCTCCACGCAAAACATACCTAAGCAAGTGCCCTGTGACTCCCTCAGCTTCCACGAGCTCTGGTGTGGATCTTACCTCTGAACCTTCCTGTGCCCCCTCAATACTCTCTGAGTACCCTCTCCTCacttccagctcctgcttccttcTGTGTGTCCCCATCCATGACACAACCAGTTGCAGGAAGTCTTCAGCCCTGGTCAAGTTGTCCACCCACATCACCAAGAGGACAAAGTTACATCTCAGACAACTCCAAGGAGAGCAGTTCTTGTCTCCCGGACATCTGTGAGTGCTGCTGGGCATCCTCTGATCTTCTTCTCTCTCCAGTGTACTCTTGATCCATGCCTGAGATCTCAGTCTTCacaccttctcttttcctctcttggcTCCCCGTTTTCTTCTCATAGTTTCTGTGAGTTATACACCCTTCGGCCCTTTTCTGTCCCAGAGAAGGTCTGATGGCAGAGTTAGGACATTCTCTAAAAGGGTAAGAACAAATGATCCCAGGTCTTCTGGGGGCTCACCCTGAGAAGCAGGTCTCAGTTGGGCGGTTCTGGCCTCAGCATCCTCAGCAGCGCAAAGTGCAAGAGAAGCAGTAACACTCCCCGGTCCACCTTGTTCTCCAACAGCAGGTAACAAACCctgtctgctctgcttttgtcttGTTGGCAAATTTCTGCCCCCAAAAAGGGCCTATGTAGCTTTGCATGTTCAAGAAAGCCAGACTACAGAAGTGGGGATGGGCCCCAGCCAGAGACGTGCAAGCATCAGCTCTTCCCTCAAGGGAAATATCTGTGTGTCCTACAGGAGCCTCTCTCTCCATTTGGGATTTAGGTAAAAAGCGTGCCCTGATCTTTGCTGTTCAATCAGTGTTCCTCGTTTCTGTGCCAGGTTCCAGATTTTGGTCATTCTGGTAAATGTGATGGGACTAGAAGTGCTTGGGCAAATGAAAGTAAAGCTTGAGCTTGGGCTCTGCTGGCTCTGTCGAAAATGTTTTCACTGGACAGTCTGGGGTCTCTGATCCCACAGGACTGAGGGGTGATTGACAGCTGAGCAGTGGGCAACTTTCCCAGGGTGGGGCTTCAATCCACATACCTTGGAACTCCTTTTAAGCTTCAGGAGCTCCATTTAGGTTCCAGGAGTTCCATTTAAGCTCAGGCTTGGGCCTTGGGTCCCTGTCTGAGGGACGTTATAGGTGGTTTTGTCTTAAGCTCCGTTACAGCCATGGCCATGGATTTCATTGATCCTCACCCATGGACCATCTTTATGAAAACAGGTGGGGAAGCTCATCGTCCCCTCACCGTCCTGTAGAACTTCATAAACTTGAATACAttttgaaagaacagcagcagcctccaaattCTTGGTGTGCAATGGAGGGAGCAGAGCTCCGCTGAGGCAGAAAAAGCACGGTGGCACCGAGTTTCAGATTCTGAACCCAGAGGCCAGGTGTGCACGCTGCTGGTCAACGCTCATCCCCTATTTCCCCTCTTTTGAGCAACAGGTCAGACCTGCTTTGTTCCTTCAAGAAAGCTGGCTGCCCTACCTCCCAGGAGGCCGGTTCACTTGAGGATGAACGGAGCATGTGGTCCCCCTTTGAGGATGAACGGAGCATGTGGTCCCCCTTTGATGGTGATACAGACACCGACACTTGACTTGTGCTTAGAAACTTTTATTGCAATTAAGGACTAATTGATTCCTTGCAAGCAGGAACAGTGAAAACCAGCACAATGTTCAGGAAGGACCAGCTCACATTTCGCCTGCCCTTTAAGACCTGAAGATGTTTCCTCCTTCTTTGcttatttcttccctgctttatGCAAAGACAAAGCCTGAGTGGCCGAGATTGTCCAGGCAACAGGATTAGAAGTACCAGTTTGGGTACAGATATAGCAAAACTAGGACCAGAAACTGATACTGGGgtgaaaaaaagaggtgaaagagCAACAAAATGAGGGCAAAGAGATAGGAAGAGGGATAATAAGGTGACCAGTGCCGACAAGACCTGCTCCGGTGTAGAAGGAGGACTGAGATGGGAACAAGGCGGGTGCTTTCCCCAGCAAGCCCAGGACAGACAGATCGAGCCTCCTGGTGTTGGTGCATCAGCACCTGCTCTGGCCCCTTCGGCAGGAGTAGCTGCCCACCTCTTCAGAACTAAGTGCTGGTTTCTGAAGTCTGTTCTGTTCTGGAGGTGAGAGGCACACTTTGTTTATCTGCTTCTTGTCTCCCCCACGTCTCTCTAACAACACACTCTacagtttcctttatttttttcattgtgtttctgaAATCTATGTTTTCCCAGAAATTAGCATTATCTTGCTGGAGAGAAGGTTTCACTTTCTCTTGCATTATCCGCTCTGCacgctctttcttcttttcttcaatgTGTTTCCTTACTTCTTCCTCTAATAAACTCTCCATCTTGTCTTTCCAATGTTCTTCCTCATCTTTACAGCAGGAGCAGAAGTGGAAAATGCGGTACAGGCCATAAAGCAAGCTGACAAGAGCAAGAATACCCATCCCTGCAAtctggaagagaaaatattaaacctACTTATGTCACTGGACTTTATATTCCTAAAAATGTTTTGCACCTGAGTGAGGGGAGAACTTTACCATATTAAAGCCTTGCACTATTATTAAGCCACACAGTTCTTCTTGTAAAAGATATTCCTCGCTCCTGCCATTGCTAAATGACGACTGATGGTAAGAGAGAAACTCACTGAAACAAGGAATGTTGGGGTCTCTCTCTCAAACAGTAAATAatcttatttcagattttcataGAACTTGCTTTAAGAACCAGATGCAAAGCACATGTGTAAACTTCCAGAATAACCATGGAGTCAGATGTTCAAAGCTCAGGTTTTAGCCTCAGAAAGAACATGTGTATTATAAACTTGTACTGATAAAAAAAGGTAATGCAAATGTAGTAAACAtatcaaataaaaatcagaattgcaACTTTACACTTCATTCTCCAGATGAAATGGTTTCCATATTGCTGCACATTCCAggttattcacacacacaaaataagcgATATTAAAATACCTTAAGTCCTAGATTCCCAGGGCTCTTACCTGCCATATTGTGGAGGCTTCACTGGGTAATTCTGCTGCACtgctttggtttgcattttgATCTCTGTTTCCTTGGCTTCTTGAAGCCACACAGTCTATGTATCTGCCATCGCACAGCAGGATCACACACCAGATCAGAGGAGGCAGAAGTATCCTAAACATTATCTTAATCGTCCGGCAGCACGAGCATTTCCAAGCGCAGCAAATGCAGGTCATGAATGAAGGATTGGAGGTCAAGGTCAGGAAAAATACAATGAACgctggaaagaaaaagtaggAAACAACGTACCAATGCTTTAATGACACCTTCTGAGGACATTTAAATTCAATCTCCATTATTTCTTCAACTACAATCAGAATTATGGAATAAAGTGAAACAGACAAGACATTATAATGACTTTTCCAAAAACCCAAGAATTGATTTCTGACAAACATCTTGTTCGGTGGTCAATACTTCACCAACTCAGGGGACTAAGGAAGTCTTCTGTGCCTCTATATCACACAGCTTGTCTTCTTAAACACTATTGCTATGTTTGCAAGTGATtaaacagcagagaggaactggaaattaaaacacaCGGGGTAATTGGCTGCATACACAGCTACAATCTGACTTTCTAGATTTTGAAACCTGTGGTTTCAGATGTCACGTGCTCTGTACAGAGTCATAAAAGCAGAGACTAACGGAGGCTGGAAAGGATCTCCAGATGTCATCTGATCcacccctcctgctcaagcagggccacctggagccCATTCCCCAGGACCttggcttttgaatattttcagggatggagactccaccacctccctgggtaacaGTCTGTAAGACTCGGGGAGCTCAAATTCAGTTTggagctcaatgtccttcctgtatttttctgtgcataTGACATCTTCATGGAGATGCACCTTGGTTGGGTAAGAGGCAAGAGACACAAGCTGCAACATGAGAAATTCCAATAAAACTTAAGGAAAtttgttttggttgctttttaccatgaagatgatcaaatatTAAAACAAGCTGAGGGAATTCCACccttggaggagttcaaggctCAAGCATCCTCATCTTACTAGACCTGCTTTGATCAGAGCATTGgagtagatgacctccagaggtcccttccaacctaaattattttgtgtttccttgggttggttttttttttttccttactgataCAAGGTaaaagaaggcaaataaaaatgagaaaccaTTGACTCTTGCCATTGCATTATTGCCAAAATCAGTGTCAAGTCATAAAGTTTCTCAAGATGATGAGAGCTGAAGCCGAGTTCCAGCTGTACTTGTACAGACTGAGACCCTAAAATAGAGAGGTATACAATTAAACAAATTAGAAGAGGGGTGCAGATAGAGCTCAATTGTGAAATCTAAGCTTTTCAATAAAATGGGAAACTGAGTGGGATGCAATGAGAGATGccgaagagaaaggaaaataaagtcatgGTGTGCTCATATACCCAGGATGTAAAAAGGGTTTGCTCATCCAGCTTGAGATGCCTTGTAGACAGATTAGGGAAGCCTGCTCTAATGTTAATTTAGTTGTTAAACATCACAGTAACAATTACTAATCGTGAATAATCTTGACCTCCCAACTCAGACAATTAATAAGCAGCTATTTTACCTTGAGACAAAGGACGTACGATATCACAACACATGAGGAAGTGCTCTAAACCGGCCGCGTAACATTAGTTATCAGATGGGAGATCTCTGCACTTGCTGAAGACACACAAAGTCAAGGCTGTTTCTGGTGAAAGCTCCCAGAATTGCTTTCAGGTTTTGACGGTAGTTGCTTTGAACACTGTCTGCGCTCTGGTTTACACCACCGCTTTTGCTCTCTGTTCATCTCTGCCGGGCAATAACTCATTTGCAACTGGGCTCTGACCCCTCTCCGTTTCGTGCTCCAAGGATGGACACAGACTGCACCAAGTCTGGCTTTCTTCTCCCAGTGCAACAGCCACAGGGTGCCCCTGCAGACCTGGACTCCCGTGGCCCCTCTGTGACACGTGTGTGCGTgatctgcagctccaggctgtgcgAGATCTGCAGCAAAGCCGTGTCTCCGCTTACGTGCACTAAACCACTCACCAGGGTGACACAACAGAGCCTCCTCTCTTCGATAACCAGCCTCCTGCCTTCATCTTGGAGGTCCAGGTGGGCAGCTGGGGGACTTGGAAGAGAAAGTTGTTAGTCATAAAATATTGTCAGCTTGATATGCTGGCAGCCAAGTCCCTGGGCACCAGAGGGCTGATCACAGTCCCCTTGTAGAGGCACCTGGGTCAGCTGAGGGTCCCTGGGAGGCGAGTTATAAAGGCTTTCCTCAGAAGAGGGAGGCTGATGTTGCTCCTCTGTCTTTGAGTGAACcctctgagcagagctgggagagctgctttACTCCTGACTGGTGGGGCCACGTGTCCTGGGAGGGAGCTTTcagccccagtgcctgctgaTCCGAGGCTTTCCTTCTCCGTTGCCATCGCACCAGCAGATATGTCCTGGAAAAGTGCCGACCTGAGGATGGCTGAGCCCACCTGCCCATAGTCAGGCCTAAGGGGTGGCTGTGCctggccctctgcaccccacagccacccctcaggGCTGTCCATCTGAGGGGCAGATGGGGATGGGGTCTCAGCATTGGCAGTCTCCAGACCTGCACTCCAACCCCCACCTGAAGGGTCTCCAGAGGGGCTGAAGGTTTCCCCAGAACCACAGAAGGGCAgagattggaaggggcctctggagatcgcccagtccaaccacccctgccaaagcagggtcacccagagcagcttaaatggaacacatccaggtgggtttggaataactccagagaaggagactccacaccctctctgggcagcctgttccagggctctcccaccctcacaggaaagaatttggaAAGACTCCATGCCCTTGACGACCACCCCCAGAGTCCTGTAGCAAGTTCTGACCCTGCCCGGTTTCCCCCGGCAGAATCACTTCCATCCCCATTGAAGAAGAGCCGGGAGGAGCAGTCAGCAGAGGGCGAAGGAGAGtcggggagaaggggcaggagggcttTGCCGGGAGGATGCTGCCCCCGAGGGACAGGCAAACACGGCTCGTGCTCCTGTCTctgaggggagggaaatgaaggcGGGGGCTCTGCAGGCGCAGCGTCCGCAACgggggctgagctcagcagggcCCCCGCTCCTCACAGCCTCTCGCTGTGGGAAAGGCACTGCTGGCCACAGACGTGCAGCAGTGGCCACCCCAGGCGCGCTGCAAGCCACGGGCCAGGCAGCTCTTgacccgctgtccccagcccagaggaaagcagaggcttcAAGGAGAGGCTGTTGCCGCAGCGCCCCAAGAAATGCTGGGGCGGGTGGGATGTGCCGGGCTGTCTCCTTctggccctgccttcctcctgctgctgctgggtgagttgGGGGATTCCTTTGCCTTGGGGCTGAGGGCGGGAGGGGTGCTgagcggggcaggagagggcccgtcctgggcagaggggaggatggggacaggctgtggggagcagccgtgcagcactgaggggcagagctgctgggctgaggggagggagaccaTTGCTTCCTCCAGCTACGGGGCAGCTCTCGGCAAAGGGCACCTTTCTCCAACACGTCTAGGGAGCGTTTGGATCGCAGGGTGAGACTGAGCGGATGCTGGAGTGCTTTAGAGAGCCAGGGGCATCCACCTGGAACAGCAAAACCACACAGGACAGGCTCCGGGTTGTGTCATGtcaagggaggagatggaggaggtgcagGATGGAGAtacctgggtgggaaggggctccCCCAGCAAGGACTCAGCGGTGGGAACCTGGGCAGGGGCACATGGGTGAGCTGGGTCGCTGTGCCTCTAACCAAAGCCCTCTCTGCCCCTCGCTGCAGGTGCCagtgtgaccacccaggacatctgcagctccccaggggatggtgagcacagggatgggccagacaagggaggtgtgtggggggtggagatgggaggggagaggggtttTGTTCCCCTCCTGTGAACCGCTGGAGAGGAGACACTTCCTCTCCCCGTCCAAAGTACTTTGCAGCCCCCTCAACAGTAACTCTGGttctgagcatccctgtgccatctctccaggtgacctcccagctcctgaactcttcctgaacacctccaaagctcaggagggagaacgggttttCTTTCGCTGCTCCGTTGACGGGCACTCTTTTGctacacgaattgtcttctgccAGGATGGGGATGAGAGGTTCAGCCTGGAAGCCCAACAGGGAGAGCTGATCTACTCTCTGGTCCTGACCATGACAGTAGGGACCGTGGGAAGATACACGTGTGGGTACCTGAGCAGGAAGGAGAGCAACTTGgtggggagctctgccctcagtACTCCCTGGAACCTGACTGTCACAGGTGGGACGTGGAGCTGGGGTACAGACAGGCTCTACCCCAGGGCTCCACAGAATCAACATGACTATGAAGACCCTACTGTGCCccatggcgtgtccctgggcagttgggatgctgggggtcaggatgcagttcagcccagcctttgccaccggggcaactcctcccagtcccgggggagcatcctgctcctctcctgccccagcatcacgcaaag from Numenius arquata unplaced genomic scaffold, bNumArq3.hap1.1 HAP1_SCAFFOLD_51, whole genome shotgun sequence harbors:
- the LOC141478706 gene encoding uncharacterized protein, with amino-acid sequence MFVRNQFLGFWKSHYNVLSVSLYSIILIVVEEIMEIEFKCPQKVSLKHWYVVSYFFFPAFIVFFLTLTSNPSFMTCICCAWKCSCCRTIKIMFRILLPPLIWCVILLCDGRYIDCVASRSQGNRDQNANQSSAAELPSEASTIWQIAGMGILALVSLLYGLYRIFHFCSCCKDEEEHWKDKMESLLEEEVRKHIEEKKKERAERIMQEKVKPSLQQDNANFWENIDFRNTMKKIKETVECVVRETWGRQEADKQSVPLTSRTEQTSETST